One part of the Sphingobacterium sp. LZ7M1 genome encodes these proteins:
- a CDS encoding dicarboxylate/amino acid:cation symporter, which yields MSKKTTGYVLLATIAIASILTLLYEFNLAPIPASLMMVVRWVTAIVLVWNAIVRKGLTTWILTCMVLGIFVGLDFPDVAKALQPLSQGFIKLVKTIVGPILFSTLVFGIAGHSDLKQVGRMAWKSMLYFFCATTCAIFIGLGAINLTRAGVGIDIEHMPHEELPQTSAVSDADKIALEHIDESAHWIYKFTSFFRDTFPENIVKSVYENKVLQIVVFAVIFGIGLAMVDEKKRKPFVDFAESLSEAMFKFTNLVMLFAPIGVGAAMAYTVGHLGIDILKNLFMLLATLYLALIFFLAGVLLPVALYLKIPVKQFINAIKEPVSIAFATTSSDAALPKAMSAMEKFGVPRKIVSFVIPTGYSFNLDGTSLYLSLASIFVAQAAGIHLSFGQQLMIAFTLMITSKGVAAVPRASLIILIATADQFGLPVFVIAAILGIDELMDMARTSVNVIGNCLATVVVAKWEGEFDETAPFRQDSDEDGIEEIAEVIEEGPEGETRS from the coding sequence ATGTCAAAAAAAACTACAGGATATGTTCTACTTGCGACCATTGCGATAGCATCTATCCTGACCCTCCTTTATGAATTTAATCTTGCGCCAATTCCTGCATCCTTGATGATGGTTGTCCGTTGGGTTACTGCCATTGTTTTGGTATGGAACGCAATTGTACGGAAAGGATTGACAACATGGATCCTAACCTGTATGGTATTGGGTATTTTTGTTGGGCTTGATTTTCCAGATGTAGCTAAGGCATTGCAGCCCTTAAGCCAAGGGTTTATCAAGTTAGTGAAAACCATTGTGGGGCCAATTTTATTCTCCACCTTGGTATTTGGTATTGCTGGCCACTCAGATCTTAAGCAAGTTGGTCGTATGGCTTGGAAATCCATGTTGTATTTCTTCTGTGCTACTACCTGTGCTATATTTATTGGTCTAGGTGCTATTAACTTAACCCGTGCTGGAGTAGGGATCGATATCGAGCACATGCCGCACGAAGAATTACCGCAGACATCCGCAGTGTCAGATGCAGATAAGATCGCACTTGAACATATTGATGAAAGCGCACATTGGATCTATAAATTCACCTCATTCTTTAGGGATACATTTCCTGAAAATATTGTAAAATCAGTATACGAGAATAAAGTTTTGCAGATCGTTGTATTTGCCGTGATCTTTGGTATCGGTCTGGCCATGGTGGATGAGAAGAAGCGAAAGCCCTTTGTGGACTTCGCAGAATCACTCTCCGAAGCCATGTTCAAATTTACCAATCTGGTGATGCTCTTTGCGCCAATTGGTGTTGGGGCAGCAATGGCCTATACCGTTGGGCATTTGGGGATCGATATCCTCAAAAACCTGTTCATGTTATTGGCAACACTGTACCTAGCATTGATTTTCTTCCTTGCCGGGGTGTTATTGCCGGTAGCGCTTTATCTGAAAATTCCGGTAAAGCAATTTATCAATGCCATTAAAGAACCAGTTTCTATTGCATTTGCAACTACAAGTTCTGATGCAGCTCTTCCAAAAGCGATGAGTGCAATGGAGAAGTTTGGTGTGCCAAGGAAAATCGTTTCGTTTGTAATTCCTACTGGCTATAGCTTTAACTTGGATGGTACTTCACTTTACCTTTCATTAGCTTCCATCTTCGTAGCTCAAGCTGCTGGTATCCACTTGTCCTTTGGTCAACAATTGATGATCGCCTTTACTTTGATGATCACTTCAAAAGGAGTGGCAGCAGTTCCTAGGGCATCCTTGATTATTTTGATCGCAACTGCTGATCAATTTGGACTACCTGTATTTGTTATTGCAGCGATTCTAGGTATAGATGAATTGATGGATATGGCTAGGACATCTGTGAATGTCATTGGAAACTGTTTAGCTACGGTTGTAGTCGCCAAGTGGGAGGGGGAATTTGATGAAACCGCCCCATTTAGGCAGGATTCTGATGAAGACGGCATTGAAGAGATCGCCGAAGTCATTGAAGAAGGTCCTGAAGGGGAAACCAGGTCTTAG
- a CDS encoding 4Fe-4S dicluster domain-containing protein → MAIKITDECINCGACEPECPNNAIYDAGVSWKFSDGTALDGVIDFGDGVTLDANESQDAISNEVYYIVSDKCTECVGFHDEPQCAAVCPVDCCVEDEDVRETEEELLAKKAWLHAE, encoded by the coding sequence ATGGCAATTAAAATTACTGACGAATGTATAAATTGTGGGGCATGTGAACCAGAATGCCCAAATAATGCAATCTATGATGCTGGTGTAAGTTGGAAGTTTTCAGATGGTACAGCATTGGATGGTGTGATTGATTTTGGTGATGGAGTAACTCTTGACGCGAACGAATCACAGGATGCTATTTCCAATGAAGTTTATTACATCGTTTCAGATAAATGTACGGAGTGTGTGGGATTCCATGATGAACCTCAGTGTGCTGCTGTATGTCCAGTTGATTGTTGTGTTGAGGATGAAGACGTCCGTGAAACTGAAGAAGAACTATTAGCGAAGAAAGCTTGGCTTCACGCTGAATAA
- a CDS encoding acyl-CoA reductase — MTRAQRINAFVKLGQFLQSDELKNSPIIDSAVHKNAWYTKSNILQQIHAIAQNLTHDQLEKWLKDVPNQDIDKSVGLVLAGNLPLVGFHDIMCVLLAGFTAKIKVSSDDAGLTKFILDQLIEIEPQFAKKIQLLDKLENFDLVIATGSNNSARYFEYYFGKKPNIIRKNRNSLSVLSGNETKEQLQALGHDIFDYFGLGCRSVSKIFIPEGYDIAKLMDNLESFHSIKDHSKYNNNYDFNKSIYLINKNKHFDNGFLLLKEDESLASPLAVVHFEYYKAKEEVEKYILAHKKDIQCVTSDMDLQVADVPVFPFGASQYPALDDYADNVNTLDFLLANQ; from the coding sequence TTGACAAGAGCACAAAGAATAAACGCCTTCGTAAAACTCGGACAATTCCTTCAATCTGATGAGTTGAAGAACTCTCCCATCATTGATTCAGCAGTTCATAAAAATGCTTGGTATACCAAATCAAATATTCTGCAACAGATCCACGCCATTGCGCAAAATCTGACCCATGATCAATTGGAGAAATGGCTTAAGGATGTTCCTAATCAGGATATTGATAAATCTGTAGGCTTGGTATTGGCAGGAAATCTTCCCTTAGTCGGATTTCACGATATCATGTGTGTGCTATTGGCTGGGTTTACGGCCAAAATCAAAGTTTCATCAGATGATGCCGGCTTAACAAAATTTATACTGGATCAATTAATTGAAATTGAACCTCAATTTGCCAAGAAGATCCAATTACTGGATAAGCTAGAGAATTTTGATCTTGTCATTGCTACAGGAAGCAATAATTCAGCGCGTTATTTTGAATATTATTTCGGTAAAAAACCGAATATTATCCGGAAAAACAGAAACTCACTTTCTGTGCTTTCTGGAAATGAGACTAAAGAACAACTACAGGCCCTAGGACATGACATCTTTGATTATTTCGGTTTGGGATGCAGGTCTGTTTCAAAAATATTCATCCCAGAAGGTTATGACATTGCAAAGCTTATGGACAACCTAGAATCTTTTCATTCCATAAAAGACCATTCAAAATACAACAACAATTACGATTTCAATAAGTCAATCTATTTGATCAACAAGAACAAACATTTTGACAATGGTTTTCTATTGTTAAAGGAAGATGAAAGCCTAGCCTCTCCCCTTGCAGTCGTTCATTTTGAATACTATAAGGCTAAGGAAGAAGTAGAAAAATACATCCTAGCCCACAAAAAGGACATTCAATGTGTAACTAGCGATATGGATCTCCAGGTAGCTGACGTTCCTGTATTCCCATTTGGTGCAAGCCAATACCCGGCATTGGATGATTATGCAGACAATGTAAATACATTAGACTTTTTATTGGCAAACCAATAA
- a CDS encoding fructose-6-phosphate aldolase, which produces MYVIKVKGVAKIPDYVQLRDDAFTLLAYFRVDRPDKSLEKIGLADKSEYIMDVVRELPFGQIKKIDL; this is translated from the coding sequence ATGTATGTTATTAAGGTTAAAGGTGTAGCAAAAATTCCAGATTATGTTCAATTAAGGGACGATGCATTTACGCTTTTGGCTTATTTCCGCGTGGATAGACCCGACAAATCATTGGAAAAAATCGGACTTGCTGATAAATCCGAATATATTATGGATGTTGTTCGTGAATTACCATTTGGCCAAATAAAGAAAATCGACTTATAA
- a CDS encoding cell division ATP-binding protein FtsE → MRETNTVIKLKHVDIYQQKHLVLSDVNLDIAQGEFLYLIGQSGSGKSSLLKIIYGDLYIANGEGMIAGFDLKKLHENDVPYLRRKLGIVFQDFHLLNDRTVEKNLEFALKATGWKEKAQIENRIIDVLEKVGLRSKLKKMPHELSGGEQQRVVIARALLNNPEIILADEPTGNLDPATSEEIVLLLRDIASSGTAVLMATHDYQIIRNMPARILKTADGALHDNVSI, encoded by the coding sequence ATGAGAGAGACAAATACGGTTATCAAACTTAAACATGTAGATATCTATCAACAAAAACACCTTGTACTTTCAGATGTTAACTTAGACATTGCCCAAGGAGAATTTTTATACCTTATTGGACAATCTGGTTCAGGAAAAAGTAGTTTATTGAAAATAATCTATGGAGACCTATACATCGCGAATGGCGAAGGGATGATTGCTGGATTCGACCTGAAAAAACTTCATGAAAATGATGTCCCATACCTAAGACGTAAATTGGGAATCGTTTTTCAAGATTTCCATTTATTGAACGACCGTACAGTTGAAAAAAACCTAGAGTTTGCCCTTAAAGCTACAGGTTGGAAGGAAAAGGCTCAGATCGAGAACAGAATCATCGATGTGTTGGAAAAAGTTGGACTTCGTTCGAAACTGAAGAAAATGCCTCATGAACTTTCTGGTGGTGAGCAGCAACGTGTCGTAATTGCCCGTGCATTACTGAACAACCCTGAAATCATCCTTGCCGATGAGCCAACAGGGAACTTAGACCCCGCTACATCCGAAGAAATTGTATTGTTATTACGTGACATCGCTTCCTCTGGAACCGCAGTCCTGATGGCAACGCACGATTACCAAATTATTAGAAATATGCCTGCACGCATCCTGAAAACAGCAGATGGTGCGTTGCATGACAATGTCAGCATCTAA
- a CDS encoding nucleotide exchange factor GrpE has product MINENENIQDPEMNNSEENVEQGSAATEELTNKLSESNDKYARLFAEFDNYKKRTAKEKIDLMQSAGKDVILKLLPVVDDFDRSLSFMKDVPADDPMKQGIDLVYHKLKKTMEQLGVKEIDVIGQPFDPEFQEAITLIPAPTPDLKDKVIDVIEKGYTLNDNVIRFAKVVVGQ; this is encoded by the coding sequence ATGATAAACGAGAACGAGAATATTCAAGACCCAGAAATGAACAATTCGGAGGAAAATGTAGAGCAAGGTTCTGCAGCTACCGAAGAACTTACCAATAAGTTAAGCGAATCCAACGATAAATATGCAAGATTGTTTGCTGAGTTTGACAATTACAAAAAGAGAACTGCAAAAGAAAAGATTGATTTAATGCAATCAGCTGGTAAGGATGTAATCTTAAAATTATTACCTGTAGTTGATGATTTCGATCGCTCCCTAAGCTTTATGAAAGACGTGCCTGCTGATGACCCAATGAAACAAGGCATTGACTTGGTTTATCATAAGCTTAAGAAAACCATGGAACAATTAGGTGTAAAGGAAATCGATGTTATTGGTCAACCTTTTGATCCTGAATTCCAAGAAGCCATAACCCTCATCCCTGCACCTACCCCAGATTTAAAAGATAAGGTTATCGATGTTATTGAAAAAGGTTATACTTTGAATGACAACGTAATCAGATTTGCGAAAGTAGTAGTAGGCCAATAA